ATCAGACGGATCGAATTAAGGCCTATCTCGGGCCGAAGAAAGGTACTTTGCTGCAGGCGCAGGGCTTAAATCTAGAAGATTCGATTGAATACGGTTGGTTCGGAGTCATTGCCCGCCCATTGGTGGAACTGCTTCACTTTTTTAATAAGTATGTCCATAACTACGGGCTGGCGATTATTATTCTGACCATTCTGATCAAACTGGCTTTTTACCCTCTTTCCCAGAAGAGTTACAAGTCAATGGGAAAAATGAAAGAAGTTCAACCCAAGCTGGCGAAACTCAAGGAAAAGTTCAAGGATGATAAAGCTCGTCTCAATAAAGAGATGATGGATCTTTACCGTACCCATAAAGTCAATCCATTCAGTGGTTGCCTGCCGGTAGTAGTACAGATTCCTGTCTTTTTTGCCCTTTATCGCGCTTTAATGGTAGCAATAGAATTGCGACATGCTCCATTTCTGGGCTGGATAATGGATCTTTCTGCGAAGGATCCTTACTATGTCACCCCCTTGATTATGGGAGCGACAATGTTTTTACAGCAAAAAATGACCCCGACAACCGGAGATGCAATGCAGGCTCGAATGATGCTTTTTATGCCTGTCATTTTTACCTTCATGTTTCTTAATTTCCCCTCAGGCCTGGTTCTCTACTGGTTGGTCAATAACGTGCTGTCGATCGGACAGCAGTACATGGTGATGCGGCAGTCGGCGGCATCGTAAGGAAGAGGTGACGGTAAATGTCCACAGAACTTGAATTTGAAGGAAAAGATATCAGCGAAGCCATTGAAAAAGCCTGTTTTGCCCACCAGGTGAATAAGGCTGATCTGAAATATGAAATTATTCGCCAGGCGAGCAAAAAACTCTTTGGTTTTATTGGGGGTAAAAACGCCCTGATCCGGGTCATAAAAAATAATTCCAGCGGTAAACAACTGGTTCGGGATATAGTTAAATCCACCTTTTCCACAAGCTATGAAGAGCTGACTGACGAAAGGGTTAAGAGTTCTCCCCCAAGCGATTTATTACCTAAAGAGCGAAAAATTGCTGAAAAAAAAACGCCGGTAGGCGAATGTGGCGAACTTGGGGAGGAGGTCCCGGCGCGCTTATTTGAAGAGGACACAATAAGTGCTTCTTTATCCCGAATTCTCGAACTGATGGGAATCAGTCATAACGGTATTCACGGTGAACAGCGGGACAGGGAACTTTATCTGAAGATTGAAGGCCATGATCTTGAGCTGCTGACGAATAAACGCGGTGCGGTTCTTGATGCCCTGCAGTTTGTCATCAATAAAATTCATGGTCTTAAAGGATGTCGGATATTTGTTGACTGTAATGGTTTCCGGAGTCGTCATGAAGAAGATATTGCCGGTCTCGCCCTGCGCCTGGGGGAGAAAGCCAAACGTCTGCAAAAGCCGGTTACCATTAATTCTTTGAATGCGCATGATCGTCGCCTGGTGCATATGGCCTTGCAGAATGATCTGGAATTACGGTCGCGCAGTAAAGGTGAAGGTGAATTTAAGAAAGTCGTAATTTATCCTAACGGCCAGCGTCGTCGGCCGCGCGCCAAGTCTGCGGCGGCTGAAGCCATCTAATCAAGACGGAATTAAAATGGTTGAAAGCCGGCCGGATACCATCGCCGCTCTCTCAACCCCGCCTGGATCCGGCGGGATTGCCATACTCCGGGTCAGCGGACCAGCGGCGCACGCAATGCTGCGTCGCCTTTTTCATCCCTGGCCCGCTCAGCTTCAATATTTTCATCTCTATCTAGGATATCTCTGTGATCCGGTTACCGGGCAGCGTCTTGACCAGGTTCTGATCACCCTGATGCCTTCCGGCCGTTCCTACACCGGCGAGGACATGGGGGAGATTCATTGTCATGGTGGGGTTTACATTAGTCGCAAGATTCTTACCCTGCTCTTTTCTTTGGGGGCACTTCCAGCCCAGCCCGGTGAATTTACTAGAAAAGCCTATCTTAGCGGTCGTCTTGATCTGGTTCAGGCCGAAGCCGTTGCGGCCTTGATCAGCTCTGAAAGTGAGGCGGCAATGAAAGCCGCCGCCTCACAACTGGCTGGTGGGCTATCGGATTTTGTCAACGAGCAGCTTGATCTGGTTAATCAGCTCCTGGCTGCGCTTGAGGTCGAAATCGATTTTCCCTCCGAAGAAGGGGCTAACTATAAGAATGCTGGGGTTGTGCTCCCCCCCCTCATGAAATTTCATACTAAACTCACCGATCTTCTGTCTTCCTATCAGCGTGGTCGCCTGCTGCAGAGTTCTTTTAAAATAGCCCTCGTAGGTCGTCCCAATGTCGGTAAGTCAAGTGTGCTCAATGCCTTGCTGAATGAAGATCGCGTTCTGGTAAGTGAATTTGCCGGCACCACCCGGGATGTGATCAGCGCCCCGCTTGAAATCGCTGGGATAAAGGTTGAAATCTCAGACACTGCCGGTCTGGATCAACCTCGTGATGAGCTGGAGATGATGGGCATGGAACGCACCCGTAAATGCCTTGAACAGGCGGCCTTGATTCTGCTGATTCTGGATCAAAGTCGGCCTTTAAACGACAAGGACGAGGAGATTTATGGCCTGATCAAGGGTCGTCCGCACTTGATTGTACTTAACAAACAGGATCTTAACCCGGCCTTGAGTTCTGCCGGTTTGTGCCGTCATTTTTCATATAATGGTCCTCTCCTGAGTTGTATCGCGGCCCGTGGACGCGTTGATGTCAAGGCGGTTATTGAAGGGATAGGTAACTTTATCAAGTCCCGGGTGGATGTCGCGGGAGATATGTTGTTGATCTCCCAGCAACGTCATTTTGATTATCTAAACAAAGCCGCTCAGGCTCTTGACCGGGCTTTAGCTTTATTTAAAGACGGTGAACCATTGTTGTTGGATATGCTGGCGGAGGAATTACACTTGATTCGTTCCCAGCTTCTGGCTTTAACCGGTCGAAACGTGGAGAGCGCGTCGGAAGATCTGCTCGAGCTGGTTTTTTCCCAATTCTGTATCGGTAAATGAGAGCTTGTTGATATGTGGCGGGAGTGTTTTAGAAGTGAGGCGTCTCAACTAGGAATATTTTTAAATGATGCGCAGGTGGAGCAATTTGCGGTTTATCTGGAAGAGCTGCAACGCTGGAACCGAAGCTATAATTTAACCACAATCACGGCGGTTGATGAAATTGTCAAGTGTCATTTTCTGGATTCTCTTAATTATGGACCGGCTCTGGGGGCAGCTGCAAGGGTTATGGACCTGGGTAGCGGAGCTGGTTTTCCCGGTTTGCCGCTGGCGTTGATTTTTCCGGAAAAGAACTTTGTCCTGGTTGACGCCCGGCAAAAAAAGACGCTTTTTCTTACCGTTGTCAGCCGTCTTCTGGGGTTGAAAAACGTTGAGATCCTTCATTTGCATTTAGATCAGAGAAATGCTAGAGAGATATTTCCGCGGGGCTTTACCGCTCTGGTGAGTCGGGCGGTAAAGGTTAGGCGTGAACTGATTCCGTTGGCTTCAGTTTTATTGGTTTCCGGTGGCCGGTTGATTTTTACTGATGCCCATCCGGATCGTCAAGAACTTGAGCTGGAACTCAAAAACTGGCCTGATCTTGTGCTTGAGGGCTTGGCGCCCACCCAGATCTCGGGCCGCGCCCCCAGTTTGTTTCTGGGAGCCATCCGAAAAGAATAAAAAGAATAATCTATGGCGCAATTTATACCGTCGTAAACGTTCCGCATACTCGTAAGACCGCCGGCTTATGATTTCAGGAAAACTTTCAGGTTTATGGGCAAGATAGTTACCATCGCGAATCAGAAAGGCGGGGTCGGAAAGACCACGACCGCGGTTAACCTGGCGGCTTCACTGGCTATTGCGGAAAAGAAAACCTTGCTCATCGATCTCGACCCCCAGGCTAACGCCAGCAGCGGAGTCGGTTGTATCGCGGCGGATAATGCAGATGTTTACCGTTGGCTTTTAGGGGAATGTCAGGCGCAGGCAGCGCTTGTGCCGACAAGTCTTGAGTATCTGTTTCTGCTGCCCGCGACACCTGATCTGATCGGGGCCGAGGTTGAACTTTTAGCCTGCGCTGAACGTGAGTTTTTTCTTGCCCACCGCCTTGCTCCGCTGATCTCCGAATACAATTATATAATAATTGACTGCTCTCCATCTTTGGGACTATTGACCATCAATGCATTGACGGCCGCCGATTCGGTTATTATTCCTTTGCAGAGTGAATATTTCGCGCTCGAAGGGCTGGGTCAGCTTCTCAGTACGATTGAGCGGGTTAAAAACGGTCTAAATCCCAATCTTGAGCTGGAGGGAATTCTCCTGACAATGGTTGACAGTCGTACCACGTTGGCCCATCAAGTCGAGGCTGAAGCCCGCGCTCATTTCCCCGAAATTGTCTATCAAACCGTTATCCCGCGTAATGTCAGGCTTAGTGAGGCCCCCAGTCACGGGCGTCCGATCGCTCTGTACGATGTCACTTCCAAGGGAGCTCAGGCTTATTTCAGTCTGACTGAAGAATTTTTTGCTCGGCAGAGGCGTTAGAGTGGCTATGAATGATCAGATAAAAAAAGGAGCATTGTTGAAACGCGGTCTTGGTCGTGGTCTGGGAGCTTTACTACCGGAGGTCGCGGCGGTGGATAAAGGCCAGCTGCGGCATTGTCGTCTGGATCTGATCGAACCCGACGACAAGCAACCGCGCAAGCGCTTTGTCGACGACAACCTTGCAGAACTGGCGGATTCCATTCGGGAGCATGGAGTTTTGCAACCCTTGCTGGTGCGTCCCGGGGAACGGCCGGGCCATTTTATCCTGATTGCCGGAGAACGCCGCTGGCGGGCCGCCGCGAGGGCTGGCTTAAATGAAGTACCAGTGATTGTCATGGCCCTGGATGAAAATCGGGGTCTGCAGGTTTCCTTGATTGAAAATCTGCAACGTGAGGATCTTAACCCGCTTGAAGAAGCTCAGGGTTATTCTCGCCTGGCGCAGGAGTTTGCCCTGACCCATGCCGAGATCGCCCGTCTCCTGGGCAAGAGTCGAGCCGCGGTCAGCAATGTCTTGCGCCTGCTGAATTTGCCCGCAAGGGCTTTAGATTGTCTTGCCGACGAAACCCTTTCCATGGGGCACGGACGGGCTTTACTGGCGCTGCCTGAGGGGGAGCTGCAGAATCGGGCCCTGGATGAAACCTTGGCCAAAAAACTATCGGTTCGGGAGCTGGAAAGACTGGTCCGAAAACTCAAAAATAAGGATGAGAAGGAAAACGCTTCCGGAAAAAACCCTGAAAACGTGCAGCTGCAGGAAAAGGTGCGATGCCAGGATCAGGCGCATGTGTCGCGCCTGCAGAATGATTATGCCGTGGCCACGCGTATTCGCCGTCTTGGAGGCGGCCGTGGCCGACTTGAATTTGAGTTTAAATCGGAAGCCGAACTTAAACGGCTGCTTGCTTTGCTGAGCGCAGGGCGCTCTGCGGTTGCCGCTGAATCAGGTTGATGGGCTGGCTTTTGCCAAGAGCTCAGGATATTCCTGAAAGGTTATGTCTAGATCCTGAAGAGCTCGCTCGGCGTAGGCCTGAAGGCGTTCCCGTTTACGCAATTTTTTTCCTTCGAGGGGAGGAAAAAGCCCGAAGTTGACATTCATCGGCTGAAAATCGGGGCTCTGGTCATTGCTGATATGGCGGCTCAGGGCCCCCAGGGCCGTGGTGGGCGGAAAACGGAAAAGACCCAGATCATTAAGCAGGGCAGCGACTTCAAGGCCGACAATCAGGCCGGAAGCCACTGATTCAGGGTAGCCCTCTACTCCGCTGATCTGGCCGGCGAAAAAGAGGCGCTCCTCCTGCCGGTGCTGAAAAAATTGGTTGATAATCCGGGGGGCGTCGATAAATGTATTGCGATGCATGGTTCCGAAACGCAGGATTTCCGCCTTTTGCAGAGCGGGGATCAAGCGAATAACTTTTTCTTGCCAGGGGAAAGTTAAACGGGTCTGAAAGCCGACCAGGTTGTACATGGTCGCGGCCTGGTTTTCCCGGCGCAGCTGAACCACGGCATAGGCTTCGCGGCCGGTGTGGGGATCTTTCAGGCCTTTGGGTTTCAGCGGGCCGAAAGCCAGGGTCAGAGGCCCTCTGGCGACCATCGCTTCAATCGGCATGCAGCCCTCGAAAACCTTGAGATCTTCAAAATCCCGACAAACTACCTGGTCTCCTTCCGCGATAGTTGCAATCAACTGTTCATATTGCTCCTGATTCAGAGGGCAATTCAGATAATCCCCGTCCTCTTCTTCATCGGCATAGCGATTGGCGAAAAAAGCCAGCTCGTAATCGATGCTCTCGGCCGCGATAATCGGAGCGGTGGCGTCATAGAAAAAAAGTTTTTCCCCGACATATGGGGTCAAGGCCTCAATCAAGGCGGCGGAGCTCAGTGGGCCGCCGGCAATGATGATAATGCCTTTCTCCGGTAACTGGGTAACTTCTTTCCGGACGATTTCGATTAAAGGGTGGGATTCGATCTCTGAGGTTACGGCACGCGAAAAGGCGTCCCGGTCGACGGCCAGGGCATTGCCTGCCGGGACCCGGGTTTTTTCGGCCACATTCATAATCAATGAGCCGATTCGGCGCATTTCTTCCTTGAGCAGGCCGGCGGCGTTGCTGGTCCTTTCCGCGCGCAGGGAATTGGAGCAGACAAGTTCGGCCAGATCCGGATTTTTATGGGCCGGAGAATAGCGTTCCGGTTTCATCTCGTAAAGGGTTACCGGAAGATTACGGCTGGCCAGCTGCCAGGCGGCCTCACAGCCGGACAGTCCGCCGCCGATGATTGAGATCAACGGGTGGTGCTTCATTTAAACAGGGTCAGGGCGACCAGGGTCTGCTTGAAATAGCCGCTGATATCGAAGTCTTCGTAGAAAGGGTCTTGGGCCGCGAAGTCATCCAGGGTCCGGCTGAGTTCGGCTACCGCGAGATCTTCATCGATTTCAAGCTTGCCGATATACCAGGCGAGGCGTTCGCCGAGCTGATAGAGCAGCAGGGAACGAATGGTTTTTTTCTCTTTGCCGGGATGCAGATGCGGGAAAGCAATCTGATCGTGGGTTAAAATACGCCGGGCAATGTGCTTCAGATAATCGAGTTTCTCTTCATCCGAGGTTTTGGTCTGAGGAGGATTGAGAAAATATTTTCGGTAATTGGCGTATTCGCCGGTCCGATCCAGCAGCGCTTCAATATGGACCGCTTCGTAATCGAGATAACGCATCTCAATTTTTTCAGTTTCGTGAATAAAAACCGGCACCAAGCGCAGCTCCTGATCCTCGAAGGAGGCCGGAATCGTCGCCAGGCCGCCCTGTGGGCGGATGAGGCCGCTTTCCTTCTGCAGGCGTGCAGTAATCAACGGCAGCTCGCAGCCTTCTTTGACCCGGACCATGATTTCGACCGGACTCTTGAGGTGGCTTTCAATGATGCTCTGCAGGGTTGTGAGATGATCCTGTTCCCGGGTGCAGGCGTCAATAAATTTCAGATAAAACTCGCGATTCATAACATGGGGGGGACGCCCGGATTGCTCCGGGCCTCTGCCTTTTGCGTGTGTTTAAGCTATTTGGGCTCCAAAGCCTTGACCAGAGCCCGAATCATCAGATTATAAGGGGTTTCTATGCCGGCTTGCCGGCCGTATTCAACGATCTTGCCGTTGATGAAATCGACTTCGGTGTGACGTTTATTCTCAATATCAACCAGCATCGATGGCTTATGGTCGCCGGCATGCTTCATGTAATCAATGGCGTAAGGATAATAATCCCAGCCCAGTGAAATCTCATTGGCCCGCGCTACTTGTACACTCTCTTTGACCAAGTTGTCAACTATCTGGAAAACAATCGGGTCGCGGATAACCTCGGCCATGGTCAGGCCGGTTGCGGCGCAAACCGGATTCATGCAGGCATTCATGATTGATTTGCGCCAGACCATGTCGACGATGGTTTCGGTTCTTTCCGTCGGCAGGCCGCTGTCGCTTAGAGCCTGGGCAATTGCGAGGGCAGCGGTTTTGCCGCTCGGCTCGAGTTCCTGGAGAAGATGAGGGGGATGATGGAAAGCGAGATGGACATGCCCGGGCTTGACCAGGCCGCAGCCGTAGTTGACCACCGCGCGGATAATATTGCCGCGGCTCAGGGTTTCGGCAATGACCGACTCCGTATCGATACCGTTCTGCCAGCTCACAATATACATATCTTTGTGAAAAAAACCTTCGATGGCCGAGGCAATCAGATGCAGAACCGTGGCTTTGACCGTTATAATGATTACATCCGGAGGATCATTGGCGAGTTCATCAATCTGCGTGATGCCGCGTTTGACTTTTTGCTCCAGTTCCTCGGTGCCTTCGATCCTGATGCCGGGATCAACGGCGGCCCTGACCAGTTCCGGAACGACATCGCAGAGGGTTACTTCATAGCCGCCGCGGGCAAGATACGCGGCGACGATACAACCTACGGGGCCGGCGCCGATAACCGCAAATTTTTTGAATTCTTTTTTTTCACTCATATGCTGGGCTCCTTTATCGAGTTTGGTCAGGCGGATTATTAGTCATTGCTGTCGAGCATGCCGAAAGCCTGCGCCGAAATCAGGTTCTGACCGTTTTGGCGCAGGATTTCGATGGCTTGATCAACATCGGAAAAGCTGAAGATCATAATCGCCCGATTATCAGCAAAGCCGCTGAACGCATACATGTAGCGGACACTGATATTTTCCTCCATCAGAGGTTGCAGGGTTTCGGCCAGACTTCCGGCCTGGTCCTTAATTTCCACCGCGACCACTTCGTCAACGCGGGCGGGAAATTGTTTTTCCATCATGATTTGTCTGGCTTTGCCGAGGTTTGAGACCAGTAGCCTGAGCACTCCGTAATCCGCGGAGTCACTTAGGGTGAGGGCGCGCAGATTAATTCCCGCGTCCCCCAGGGCCCGGGTGGTTTCATAAAGCCTTCCGGGGGAATTTTCCAGAAAGATTGAGATCTGTTTTAATTTCATTTGTTTTTCTCCTTGATATTAGTACCTCACCGTTCATTTTCGGTTTGAAAAAACAAGAACATGAACTGATGAGAGCACTTATTTGCGGGCCGACGAGGCCCCTTGGGTTGCGGGGCTTATTCCCGCATTAGACGTAAGCTTGCCTTCCTGTTGCTTTGGCTTAATCGATTAATGTCTTGATGGAGAGAGGACTTACAAAAATAATGCCAGGAACTAGTTTGTTTTCGTTGTTGCTTGATCCGGAGGCGAGCTTGTCTGGTATGGCTGTGGACTTCATGCCGACTTGACGCCGCCCGTTAAAATTTACCACATTGAGTTAATTTTGATATGCTCGGGATTCTTGGTCTGTGGGTAGCGAGATTGTTTTCCAGATAAAAATGAGTATCTCAGAAATCATCCTGCAAAGCAACGATAAACCGCCAAAATGACATGATAATTGATTTTAACCTGTATTCTTAAGGAGAGCTTGTGGCTGTGAAAAATTTACCGGTACTTACCGGTGACGGTAGTCTGACCATGTTTTGCCGAAAAACCGGGGAACATTATCACTCGACCAAGGATGGTGCTTTTAGTGAGGCGCTCCACAAATTTGTTTTACCGGCCTGGAAATACCGCATATCGGGTCGCCGCCGGATAACCGTTTTAGATGTTTGTTTCGGTCTCGGTTATAATACTTTTACCCTGCTCTGGTTTCTGAAGTCTCAGGGCTATCAGGGAAAGCTGCGAATTTTATCTCCTGAACTCGATACCGCTTTGTTATCGGGGTTGGGCTCTTTTGTCTATCCTGCAGAATTTTCCGATCTGGCACCGGTTATTCAGTCCGTAGTTGAGAAAGGGGGTTTTAGCGGACCGGGTTTGTCTTTGGAGGTCATTGCAAGCGATGCCCGCGTTTTCCTGGAGCACTTTGCGGGGCAAGTGGATGTTGTTTTTCACGACCCTTTCAGTCCGGTTCACAATCCTTCTCTCTGGACCAGGGAATATTTTTCCGCTCTCCGGCGCGTGGCCAGTCCGGATTTGCTGTTGACCACTTATTCGACGGCAACCGCGGTTCGTATGGGTCTTTTTGAAAATGGCTTTCATGTTTACGAAAATCATCCCGCAATTTTGCTGCGCAAATCCACGCTTGCTTCCCTGGCGCCGTTACCCTTGCCTGAAATTGACATGTATTTGAAGTGTCAACGTAATCCCCGTGCGGCGAGTCTTCGGGATATTGTTACGGGGGCGCCGAAGGCGGGCGTGACTGAATGATGCCGTTGGCTGCGGGTAAGAAGGAAAAGCACTTGTGTTTTGTGAGATTATAAGGTATGAGGATTGCGGCTTTCTGATTGTCGGTCGACAAAATACATACATAAAAACAAATCGGTGACCCATAATTTAAGAGGCTGGTTTTGCGGTGCGGCTGAAAAGACCGGTTTTCTTGAATTCACCGACAGATGACAAGGAGGTTGCAGGCATGGGAGAAGTATTTAAGAAATCGTTGCTCGACAGGGAATTGTCGGTAACTTGGGAACTGGTACCAGGGCGCGGAGCCGTAGAGAAGGGCCAGGAAGAACTGGTTCGCAGCGCCGAGGCGGCAGCCAAGTGCGGCAAGATCCATGCCCTGACCATTACTGACAATCCGGGTGGCAATCCGGCGATCTCGGCGGAATTTCTTGGGGTTGAGGTAAATAAACTGGGGATTGAACCGCTGGTGCATTTTACCTGCAAAGACAAAAGCCGTAACGAAATAGAAAATCTCCTTTATGGTCTGGAGCGGGCCGGAATCAACAATTTATTAGTGATGACCGGGGATTATCCGGTTTCCGGATACAAGGGTCGTTCCCGGCCGGTATTTGATATCGATCCGATCCATACTCTTCAGATGATCACGGATATGAATAATGGATTTGAATACCCTGGGATGAAACCCGGCTCGACGGTTAAACTGCAGCCGGCTCATTTTTTTGCCGGAGCCGCAGTCTCGCCTTTCAAGAGGCTTGAGTCGGAACAGATGGTGCAGTATTACAAGCTTAAAAAGAAGGTTGAGGGTGGGGCTCAGTTTATAATTACTCAGTTGGGCTATGATGTTCGCAAAATCCACGAAGTCCTGCAGATTAAGAAAAAATACGGATTCAACATTCCTTTTATCGGCAATATCTATATTCTTCCCTTTGGGGCAGCCAAGATCATGAGTAAAAACATGATTCCCGGCTGCGTGGTTACCCAGGAGCTGGTTAAGGTTCTTGATGGGGAGCGTCAGGCCGAAGATAAGGGCAAGGAAGCGCGATTGTTGCGCGGTGCCCAGATGTACGCTTTCATGAAAGGTATGGGGTTTAATGGGGTTCATATTGGCGGTCATGGCATGAAGGTGGATGATGCCCTGTTTATTATTGAGAAAGGGGAGGAACTCTTTCCCAACTGGCAGGACGAGGTCGCCAAGTTTGATTTTCCGCAGAAGGGTGGATTTTATTACTTCACGAAAGATGAAAAGACCGGGCTTAATACTGATCAGGAGGCTCCGCGTACGTCCAGACCGGTTGTTCCTATGAATTATAAATTCTCTCGTCTGATGCACAATGTTTGTTTTGAGCCCAAAGGCGCGCTTTTTGGTTTGATGCGTGGCATGAGCAAGAGCGCCGATAAAGGTGGTTTTTTCCGGTTCATGGAGCATATGTCAAAGGTCGCCCTCTTTGAGTGCATGGATTGCGGCGACTGTGCTCTGACGGACGTGGCCTATGTCTGTCCAATGTCTCAGTGCCCTAAAAATCAGCGCAACGGTGCCTGTGGCGGCAGCTTCGAGGGTTGGTGTGAAGTCTATCCGAACAAGAAGCAATGTGTCTGGGTGCAGGCCTATGATCGCCTCAAAAATTATAACGAAGAGGGCAAGATTGAAAAGAATATGGTTCCCCCGCCGAACTGGGATTTCTTTCATACCTCTTCCTGGGCAAACTATTTTTTAGGGCGCGATCACTCGGCTAAAAAAGCTGGAATCCAGCCGCCTCCGCAGCAGGATTAAAGCTGCCCGTCTGAAGAAGGGTAAGCAAGTAAAAAGGCCCGGCTTTATAATTTAAAGTCGGGCCTTTTTTAAGGCGCATCTGCTGGTGTTTGTAAAAACATCAAGTTCTGTCTTAGCCCGATTGTCATCAGGCGGCTATTTTTTTATCTGGTCCAGAATTCCGTTGATAAAAGACGGAGAATTTTTATCGCCATAAACCTTCGCGATTTCAATGGCTTCATTGATGGAAACCTTAGGTGGAATTTCATCCAGAAAAAGGAGCTCGTAAATCGCCAATCTCAGGATGTTGCGGTCAATTGAAGACATGCGGCCGATTTTCCAGTGCAATGAGTGTTTTTCGATCTCGGCATCCAGCTGGCTCAATTTTTCCATAACCCCGTTGACCAGCTGTTCGCTGAAAGCGACGTCGGCTTTAAGGTTGATCGGAGATGAAATGTGGCTTTTCGGTTTATCCCGATCACTGCACTCCTCCG
Above is a window of Pseudomonadota bacterium DNA encoding:
- the nusB gene encoding transcription antitermination factor NusB; translated protein: MANKRRNSREAALQMLYMLELGKPKYAVRAIQRYWDNDWRVESDCHLCPEECSDRDKPKSHISSPINLKADVAFSEQLVNGVMEKLSQLDAEIEKHSLHWKIGRMSSIDRNILRLAIYELLFLDEIPPKVSINEAIEIAKVYGDKNSPSFINGILDQIKK
- the mnmE gene encoding tRNA uridine-5-carboxymethylaminomethyl(34) synthesis GTPase MnmE gives rise to the protein MVESRPDTIAALSTPPGSGGIAILRVSGPAAHAMLRRLFHPWPAQLQYFHLYLGYLCDPVTGQRLDQVLITLMPSGRSYTGEDMGEIHCHGGVYISRKILTLLFSLGALPAQPGEFTRKAYLSGRLDLVQAEAVAALISSESEAAMKAAASQLAGGLSDFVNEQLDLVNQLLAALEVEIDFPSEEGANYKNAGVVLPPLMKFHTKLTDLLSSYQRGRLLQSSFKIALVGRPNVGKSSVLNALLNEDRVLVSEFAGTTRDVISAPLEIAGIKVEISDTAGLDQPRDELEMMGMERTRKCLEQAALILLILDQSRPLNDKDEEIYGLIKGRPHLIVLNKQDLNPALSSAGLCRHFSYNGPLLSCIAARGRVDVKAVIEGIGNFIKSRVDVAGDMLLISQQRHFDYLNKAAQALDRALALFKDGEPLLLDMLAEELHLIRSQLLALTGRNVESASEDLLELVFSQFCIGK
- a CDS encoding ParB/RepB/Spo0J family partition protein; translation: MNDQIKKGALLKRGLGRGLGALLPEVAAVDKGQLRHCRLDLIEPDDKQPRKRFVDDNLAELADSIREHGVLQPLLVRPGERPGHFILIAGERRWRAAARAGLNEVPVIVMALDENRGLQVSLIENLQREDLNPLEEAQGYSRLAQEFALTHAEIARLLGKSRAAVSNVLRLLNLPARALDCLADETLSMGHGRALLALPEGELQNRALDETLAKKLSVRELERLVRKLKNKDEKENASGKNPENVQLQEKVRCQDQAHVSRLQNDYAVATRIRRLGGGRGRLEFEFKSEAELKRLLALLSAGRSAVAAESG
- the rsmG gene encoding 16S rRNA (guanine(527)-N(7))-methyltransferase RsmG, whose protein sequence is MWRECFRSEASQLGIFLNDAQVEQFAVYLEELQRWNRSYNLTTITAVDEIVKCHFLDSLNYGPALGAAARVMDLGSGAGFPGLPLALIFPEKNFVLVDARQKKTLFLTVVSRLLGLKNVEILHLHLDQRNAREIFPRGFTALVSRAVKVRRELIPLASVLLVSGGRLIFTDAHPDRQELELELKNWPDLVLEGLAPTQISGRAPSLFLGAIRKE
- a CDS encoding ParA family protein, with the translated sequence MGKIVTIANQKGGVGKTTTAVNLAASLAIAEKKTLLIDLDPQANASSGVGCIAADNADVYRWLLGECQAQAALVPTSLEYLFLLPATPDLIGAEVELLACAEREFFLAHRLAPLISEYNYIIIDCSPSLGLLTINALTAADSVIIPLQSEYFALEGLGQLLSTIERVKNGLNPNLELEGILLTMVDSRTTLAHQVEAEARAHFPEIVYQTVIPRNVRLSEAPSHGRPIALYDVTSKGAQAYFSLTEEFFARQRR
- a CDS encoding methylenetetrahydrofolate--tRNA-(uracil(54)-C(5))-methyltransferase (FADH(2)-oxidizing) TrmFO; its protein translation is MKHHPLISIIGGGLSGCEAAWQLASRNLPVTLYEMKPERYSPAHKNPDLAELVCSNSLRAERTSNAAGLLKEEMRRIGSLIMNVAEKTRVPAGNALAVDRDAFSRAVTSEIESHPLIEIVRKEVTQLPEKGIIIIAGGPLSSAALIEALTPYVGEKLFFYDATAPIIAAESIDYELAFFANRYADEEEDGDYLNCPLNQEQYEQLIATIAEGDQVVCRDFEDLKVFEGCMPIEAMVARGPLTLAFGPLKPKGLKDPHTGREAYAVVQLRRENQAATMYNLVGFQTRLTFPWQEKVIRLIPALQKAEILRFGTMHRNTFIDAPRIINQFFQHRQEERLFFAGQISGVEGYPESVASGLIVGLEVAALLNDLGLFRFPPTTALGALSRHISNDQSPDFQPMNVNFGLFPPLEGKKLRKRERLQAYAERALQDLDITFQEYPELLAKASPST
- a CDS encoding 2-dehydropantoate 2-reductase, with translation MSEKKEFKKFAVIGAGPVGCIVAAYLARGGYEVTLCDVVPELVRAAVDPGIRIEGTEELEQKVKRGITQIDELANDPPDVIIITVKATVLHLIASAIEGFFHKDMYIVSWQNGIDTESVIAETLSRGNIIRAVVNYGCGLVKPGHVHLAFHHPPHLLQELEPSGKTAALAIAQALSDSGLPTERTETIVDMVWRKSIMNACMNPVCAATGLTMAEVIRDPIVFQIVDNLVKESVQVARANEISLGWDYYPYAIDYMKHAGDHKPSMLVDIENKRHTEVDFINGKIVEYGRQAGIETPYNLMIRALVKALEPK
- a CDS encoding amino acid-binding protein — protein: MKLKQISIFLENSPGRLYETTRALGDAGINLRALTLSDSADYGVLRLLVSNLGKARQIMMEKQFPARVDEVVAVEIKDQAGSLAETLQPLMEENISVRYMYAFSGFADNRAIMIFSFSDVDQAIEILRQNGQNLISAQAFGMLDSND
- a CDS encoding methylenetetrahydrofolate reductase, producing MGEVFKKSLLDRELSVTWELVPGRGAVEKGQEELVRSAEAAAKCGKIHALTITDNPGGNPAISAEFLGVEVNKLGIEPLVHFTCKDKSRNEIENLLYGLERAGINNLLVMTGDYPVSGYKGRSRPVFDIDPIHTLQMITDMNNGFEYPGMKPGSTVKLQPAHFFAGAAVSPFKRLESEQMVQYYKLKKKVEGGAQFIITQLGYDVRKIHEVLQIKKKYGFNIPFIGNIYILPFGAAKIMSKNMIPGCVVTQELVKVLDGERQAEDKGKEARLLRGAQMYAFMKGMGFNGVHIGGHGMKVDDALFIIEKGEELFPNWQDEVAKFDFPQKGGFYYFTKDEKTGLNTDQEAPRTSRPVVPMNYKFSRLMHNVCFEPKGALFGLMRGMSKSADKGGFFRFMEHMSKVALFECMDCGDCALTDVAYVCPMSQCPKNQRNGACGGSFEGWCEVYPNKKQCVWVQAYDRLKNYNEEGKIEKNMVPPPNWDFFHTSSWANYFLGRDHSAKKAGIQPPPQQD